A stretch of Suncus etruscus isolate mSunEtr1 chromosome 9, mSunEtr1.pri.cur, whole genome shotgun sequence DNA encodes these proteins:
- the TNNT3 gene encoding troponin T, fast skeletal muscle isoform X9, producing the protein MSDEEVEQVEEEAQEEEVQREEEVQEEEKPRPKLTAPKIPEGEKVDFDDIQKKRQNKDLMELQALIDSHFEARKKEEEELIALKDRIEKRRAERAEQQRIRAEKERERQNRLAEEKARREEEDAKRRAEDDMKKKKALSSMGANYSSYLAKADQKRGKKQTAREMKKKILAERRKPLNIDHLSDDKLRDKAKELWDTLYQLELDKYEFGEKLKRQKYDITNLRSRIDQAQKHSKKAGATAKGKVGGRWK; encoded by the exons ATGTCTGACGAAGAAGT GGAACAGGTGGAGGAGG AGGCCCAGGAGGAAG AAGTCCAGCGGGAAG AGGAAGTCCAGGAAG AGGAGAAGCCAAGACCCAA ACTCACTGCTCCCAAGATCCCGGAAGGGGAGAAAGTCGACTTCGAT GACATCCAAAAGAAACGGCAGAACAAGGACCTGATGGAGCTCCAAGCGCTCATCGACAGCCACTTCGAGGCGCgcaagaaggaggaagaggagctcATCGCCCTCAAGGACCGGATC GAGAAGCGCCGAGCCGAGCGTGCCGAGCAGCAGCGCATTCGGGCCGAGAAGGAGCGGGAGCGGCAGAACCGGCTGGCG GAGGAGAAAGCCAGGCGAGAGGAGGAGGACGCCAAGCGCAGGGCTGAGGATGacatgaagaagaagaaggcCCTGTCCTCCATGGGCGCCAACTACAGCAGCTACCTGGCCAAG gctgACCAGAAGAGGGGCAAAAAGCAGACAGCCCgggagatgaagaagaagatcCTGGCCGAGAGGCGGAAGCCACTCAACATCGACCACCTGAGTGATGACAAGCTAAG GGATAAGGCCAAGGAGCTGTGGGACACGCTGTACCAGCTGGAGTTGGACAAGTACGAGTTCGGGGAGAAGCTGAAGAGGCAGAAATACGAC ATCACCAACCTCAGAAGTCGCATTGACCAGGCCCAGAAACA CAGCAAGAAGGCCGGAGCCACAGCCAAGGGCAAAGTCGGTGGGCGCTGGAAGTGA
- the TNNT3 gene encoding troponin T, fast skeletal muscle isoform X10 gives MSDEEVEQVEEEAQEEEVQREEEVQEEEKPRPKLTAPKIPEGEKVDFDDIQKKRQNKDLMELQALIDSHFEARKKEEEELIALKDRIEKRRAERAEQQRIRAEKERERQNRLAEEKARREEEDAKRRAEDDMKKKKALSSMGANYSSYLAKADQKRGKKQTAREMKKKILAERRKPLNIDHLSDDKLRDKAKELWDTLYQLELDKYEFGEKLKRQKYDIMNVRARVEMLAKFSKKAGATAKGKVGGRWK, from the exons ATGTCTGACGAAGAAGT GGAACAGGTGGAGGAGG AGGCCCAGGAGGAAG AAGTCCAGCGGGAAG AGGAAGTCCAGGAAG AGGAGAAGCCAAGACCCAA ACTCACTGCTCCCAAGATCCCGGAAGGGGAGAAAGTCGACTTCGAT GACATCCAAAAGAAACGGCAGAACAAGGACCTGATGGAGCTCCAAGCGCTCATCGACAGCCACTTCGAGGCGCgcaagaaggaggaagaggagctcATCGCCCTCAAGGACCGGATC GAGAAGCGCCGAGCCGAGCGTGCCGAGCAGCAGCGCATTCGGGCCGAGAAGGAGCGGGAGCGGCAGAACCGGCTGGCG GAGGAGAAAGCCAGGCGAGAGGAGGAGGACGCCAAGCGCAGGGCTGAGGATGacatgaagaagaagaaggcCCTGTCCTCCATGGGCGCCAACTACAGCAGCTACCTGGCCAAG gctgACCAGAAGAGGGGCAAAAAGCAGACAGCCCgggagatgaagaagaagatcCTGGCCGAGAGGCGGAAGCCACTCAACATCGACCACCTGAGTGATGACAAGCTAAG GGATAAGGCCAAGGAGCTGTGGGACACGCTGTACCAGCTGGAGTTGGACAAGTACGAGTTCGGGGAGAAGCTGAAGAGGCAGAAATACGAC ATCATGAATGTCCGGGCCAGGGTGGAGATGTTAGCCAAGTT CAGCAAGAAGGCCGGAGCCACAGCCAAGGGCAAAGTCGGTGGGCGCTGGAAGTGA
- the TNNT3 gene encoding troponin T, fast skeletal muscle isoform X6 produces the protein MSDEEVEQVEEEQYEEEEEAQEEEEVQEEEKPRPKLTAPKIPEGEKVDFDDIQKKRQNKDLMELQALIDSHFEARKKEEEELIALKDRIEKRRAERAEQQRIRAEKERERQNRLAEEKARREEEDAKRRAEDDMKKKKALSSMGANYSSYLAKADQKRGKKQTAREMKKKILAERRKPLNIDHLSDDKLRDKAKELWDTLYQLELDKYEFGEKLKRQKYDITNLRSRIDQAQKHSKKAGATAKGKVGGRWK, from the exons ATGTCTGACGAAGAAGT GGAACAGGTGGAGGAGG AGCAGTACGAGGAGGAAG AAGAGGCCCAGGAGGAAG AGGAAGTCCAGGAAG AGGAGAAGCCAAGACCCAA ACTCACTGCTCCCAAGATCCCGGAAGGGGAGAAAGTCGACTTCGAT GACATCCAAAAGAAACGGCAGAACAAGGACCTGATGGAGCTCCAAGCGCTCATCGACAGCCACTTCGAGGCGCgcaagaaggaggaagaggagctcATCGCCCTCAAGGACCGGATC GAGAAGCGCCGAGCCGAGCGTGCCGAGCAGCAGCGCATTCGGGCCGAGAAGGAGCGGGAGCGGCAGAACCGGCTGGCG GAGGAGAAAGCCAGGCGAGAGGAGGAGGACGCCAAGCGCAGGGCTGAGGATGacatgaagaagaagaaggcCCTGTCCTCCATGGGCGCCAACTACAGCAGCTACCTGGCCAAG gctgACCAGAAGAGGGGCAAAAAGCAGACAGCCCgggagatgaagaagaagatcCTGGCCGAGAGGCGGAAGCCACTCAACATCGACCACCTGAGTGATGACAAGCTAAG GGATAAGGCCAAGGAGCTGTGGGACACGCTGTACCAGCTGGAGTTGGACAAGTACGAGTTCGGGGAGAAGCTGAAGAGGCAGAAATACGAC ATCACCAACCTCAGAAGTCGCATTGACCAGGCCCAGAAACA CAGCAAGAAGGCCGGAGCCACAGCCAAGGGCAAAGTCGGTGGGCGCTGGAAGTGA
- the TNNT3 gene encoding troponin T, fast skeletal muscle isoform X7 → MSDEEVEQVEEEQYEEEEEAQEEEEVQEEEKPRPKLTAPKIPEGEKVDFDDIQKKRQNKDLMELQALIDSHFEARKKEEEELIALKDRIEKRRAERAEQQRIRAEKERERQNRLAEEKARREEEDAKRRAEDDMKKKKALSSMGANYSSYLAKADQKRGKKQTAREMKKKILAERRKPLNIDHLSDDKLRDKAKELWDTLYQLELDKYEFGEKLKRQKYDIMNVRARVEMLAKFSKKAGATAKGKVGGRWK, encoded by the exons ATGTCTGACGAAGAAGT GGAACAGGTGGAGGAGG AGCAGTACGAGGAGGAAG AAGAGGCCCAGGAGGAAG AGGAAGTCCAGGAAG AGGAGAAGCCAAGACCCAA ACTCACTGCTCCCAAGATCCCGGAAGGGGAGAAAGTCGACTTCGAT GACATCCAAAAGAAACGGCAGAACAAGGACCTGATGGAGCTCCAAGCGCTCATCGACAGCCACTTCGAGGCGCgcaagaaggaggaagaggagctcATCGCCCTCAAGGACCGGATC GAGAAGCGCCGAGCCGAGCGTGCCGAGCAGCAGCGCATTCGGGCCGAGAAGGAGCGGGAGCGGCAGAACCGGCTGGCG GAGGAGAAAGCCAGGCGAGAGGAGGAGGACGCCAAGCGCAGGGCTGAGGATGacatgaagaagaagaaggcCCTGTCCTCCATGGGCGCCAACTACAGCAGCTACCTGGCCAAG gctgACCAGAAGAGGGGCAAAAAGCAGACAGCCCgggagatgaagaagaagatcCTGGCCGAGAGGCGGAAGCCACTCAACATCGACCACCTGAGTGATGACAAGCTAAG GGATAAGGCCAAGGAGCTGTGGGACACGCTGTACCAGCTGGAGTTGGACAAGTACGAGTTCGGGGAGAAGCTGAAGAGGCAGAAATACGAC ATCATGAATGTCCGGGCCAGGGTGGAGATGTTAGCCAAGTT CAGCAAGAAGGCCGGAGCCACAGCCAAGGGCAAAGTCGGTGGGCGCTGGAAGTGA
- the TNNT3 gene encoding troponin T, fast skeletal muscle isoform X4 — protein sequence MSDEEVEQVEEEAQEEEEKPRPKLTAPKIPEGEKVDFDDIQKKRQNKDLMELQALIDSHFEARKKEEEELIALKDRIEKRRAERAEQQRIRAEKERERQNRLAEEKARREEEDAKRRAEDDMKKKKALSSMGANYSSYLAKADQKRGKKQTAREMKKKILAERRKPLNIDHLSDDKLRDKAKELWDTLYQLELDKYEFGEKLKRQKYDITNLRSRIDQAQKHSKKAGATAKGKVGGRWK from the exons ATGTCTGACGAAGAAGT GGAACAGGTGGAGGAGG AGGCCCAGGAGGAAG AGGAGAAGCCAAGACCCAA ACTCACTGCTCCCAAGATCCCGGAAGGGGAGAAAGTCGACTTCGAT GACATCCAAAAGAAACGGCAGAACAAGGACCTGATGGAGCTCCAAGCGCTCATCGACAGCCACTTCGAGGCGCgcaagaaggaggaagaggagctcATCGCCCTCAAGGACCGGATC GAGAAGCGCCGAGCCGAGCGTGCCGAGCAGCAGCGCATTCGGGCCGAGAAGGAGCGGGAGCGGCAGAACCGGCTGGCG GAGGAGAAAGCCAGGCGAGAGGAGGAGGACGCCAAGCGCAGGGCTGAGGATGacatgaagaagaagaaggcCCTGTCCTCCATGGGCGCCAACTACAGCAGCTACCTGGCCAAG gctgACCAGAAGAGGGGCAAAAAGCAGACAGCCCgggagatgaagaagaagatcCTGGCCGAGAGGCGGAAGCCACTCAACATCGACCACCTGAGTGATGACAAGCTAAG GGATAAGGCCAAGGAGCTGTGGGACACGCTGTACCAGCTGGAGTTGGACAAGTACGAGTTCGGGGAGAAGCTGAAGAGGCAGAAATACGAC ATCACCAACCTCAGAAGTCGCATTGACCAGGCCCAGAAACA CAGCAAGAAGGCCGGAGCCACAGCCAAGGGCAAAGTCGGTGGGCGCTGGAAGTGA
- the TNNT3 gene encoding troponin T, fast skeletal muscle isoform X8 — protein sequence MSDEEVEQVEEEAQEEEEVQEEEKPRPKLTAPKIPEGEKVDFDDIQKKRQNKDLMELQALIDSHFEARKKEEEELIALKDRIEKRRAERAEQQRIRAEKERERQNRLAEEKARREEEDAKRRAEDDMKKKKALSSMGANYSSYLAKADQKRGKKQTAREMKKKILAERRKPLNIDHLSDDKLRDKAKELWDTLYQLELDKYEFGEKLKRQKYDITNLRSRIDQAQKHSKKAGATAKGKVGGRWK from the exons ATGTCTGACGAAGAAGT GGAACAGGTGGAGGAGG AGGCCCAGGAGGAAG AGGAAGTCCAGGAAG AGGAGAAGCCAAGACCCAA ACTCACTGCTCCCAAGATCCCGGAAGGGGAGAAAGTCGACTTCGAT GACATCCAAAAGAAACGGCAGAACAAGGACCTGATGGAGCTCCAAGCGCTCATCGACAGCCACTTCGAGGCGCgcaagaaggaggaagaggagctcATCGCCCTCAAGGACCGGATC GAGAAGCGCCGAGCCGAGCGTGCCGAGCAGCAGCGCATTCGGGCCGAGAAGGAGCGGGAGCGGCAGAACCGGCTGGCG GAGGAGAAAGCCAGGCGAGAGGAGGAGGACGCCAAGCGCAGGGCTGAGGATGacatgaagaagaagaaggcCCTGTCCTCCATGGGCGCCAACTACAGCAGCTACCTGGCCAAG gctgACCAGAAGAGGGGCAAAAAGCAGACAGCCCgggagatgaagaagaagatcCTGGCCGAGAGGCGGAAGCCACTCAACATCGACCACCTGAGTGATGACAAGCTAAG GGATAAGGCCAAGGAGCTGTGGGACACGCTGTACCAGCTGGAGTTGGACAAGTACGAGTTCGGGGAGAAGCTGAAGAGGCAGAAATACGAC ATCACCAACCTCAGAAGTCGCATTGACCAGGCCCAGAAACA CAGCAAGAAGGCCGGAGCCACAGCCAAGGGCAAAGTCGGTGGGCGCTGGAAGTGA
- the TNNT3 gene encoding troponin T, fast skeletal muscle isoform X11, which yields MELQALIDSHFEARKKEEEELIALKDRIEKRRAERAEQQRIRAEKERERQNRLAEEKARREEEDAKRRAEDDMKKKKALSSMGANYSSYLAKADQKRGKKQTAREMKKKILAERRKPLNIDHLSDDKLRDKAKELWDTLYQLELDKYEFGEKLKRQKYDITNLRSRIDQAQKHSKKAGATAKGKVGGRWK from the exons ATGGAGCTCCAAGCGCTCATCGACAGCCACTTCGAGGCGCgcaagaaggaggaagaggagctcATCGCCCTCAAGGACCGGATC GAGAAGCGCCGAGCCGAGCGTGCCGAGCAGCAGCGCATTCGGGCCGAGAAGGAGCGGGAGCGGCAGAACCGGCTGGCG GAGGAGAAAGCCAGGCGAGAGGAGGAGGACGCCAAGCGCAGGGCTGAGGATGacatgaagaagaagaaggcCCTGTCCTCCATGGGCGCCAACTACAGCAGCTACCTGGCCAAG gctgACCAGAAGAGGGGCAAAAAGCAGACAGCCCgggagatgaagaagaagatcCTGGCCGAGAGGCGGAAGCCACTCAACATCGACCACCTGAGTGATGACAAGCTAAG GGATAAGGCCAAGGAGCTGTGGGACACGCTGTACCAGCTGGAGTTGGACAAGTACGAGTTCGGGGAGAAGCTGAAGAGGCAGAAATACGAC ATCACCAACCTCAGAAGTCGCATTGACCAGGCCCAGAAACA CAGCAAGAAGGCCGGAGCCACAGCCAAGGGCAAAGTCGGTGGGCGCTGGAAGTGA
- the TNNT3 gene encoding troponin T, fast skeletal muscle isoform X12 yields MELQALIDSHFEARKKEEEELIALKDRIEKRRAERAEQQRIRAEKERERQNRLAEEKARREEEDAKRRAEDDMKKKKALSSMGANYSSYLAKADQKRGKKQTAREMKKKILAERRKPLNIDHLSDDKLRDKAKELWDTLYQLELDKYEFGEKLKRQKYDIMNVRARVEMLAKFSKKAGATAKGKVGGRWK; encoded by the exons ATGGAGCTCCAAGCGCTCATCGACAGCCACTTCGAGGCGCgcaagaaggaggaagaggagctcATCGCCCTCAAGGACCGGATC GAGAAGCGCCGAGCCGAGCGTGCCGAGCAGCAGCGCATTCGGGCCGAGAAGGAGCGGGAGCGGCAGAACCGGCTGGCG GAGGAGAAAGCCAGGCGAGAGGAGGAGGACGCCAAGCGCAGGGCTGAGGATGacatgaagaagaagaaggcCCTGTCCTCCATGGGCGCCAACTACAGCAGCTACCTGGCCAAG gctgACCAGAAGAGGGGCAAAAAGCAGACAGCCCgggagatgaagaagaagatcCTGGCCGAGAGGCGGAAGCCACTCAACATCGACCACCTGAGTGATGACAAGCTAAG GGATAAGGCCAAGGAGCTGTGGGACACGCTGTACCAGCTGGAGTTGGACAAGTACGAGTTCGGGGAGAAGCTGAAGAGGCAGAAATACGAC ATCATGAATGTCCGGGCCAGGGTGGAGATGTTAGCCAAGTT CAGCAAGAAGGCCGGAGCCACAGCCAAGGGCAAAGTCGGTGGGCGCTGGAAGTGA
- the TNNT3 gene encoding troponin T, fast skeletal muscle isoform X1, protein MSDEEVEQVEEEAQEEGKKPTEKPRPKLTAPKIPEGEKVDFDDIQKKRQNKDLMELQALIDSHFEARKKEEEELIALKDRIEKRRAERAEQQRIRAEKERERQNRLAEEKARREEEDAKRRAEDDMKKKKALSSMGANYSSYLAKADQKRGKKQTAREMKKKILAERRKPLNIDHLSDDKLRDKAKELWDTLYQLELDKYEFGEKLKRQKYDITNLRSRIDQAQKHSKKAGATAKGKVGGRWK, encoded by the exons ATGTCTGACGAAGAAGT GGAACAGGTGGAGGAGG AGGCCCAGGAGGAAGGTAAGAAACCAACA GAGAAGCCAAGACCCAA ACTCACTGCTCCCAAGATCCCGGAAGGGGAGAAAGTCGACTTCGAT GACATCCAAAAGAAACGGCAGAACAAGGACCTGATGGAGCTCCAAGCGCTCATCGACAGCCACTTCGAGGCGCgcaagaaggaggaagaggagctcATCGCCCTCAAGGACCGGATC GAGAAGCGCCGAGCCGAGCGTGCCGAGCAGCAGCGCATTCGGGCCGAGAAGGAGCGGGAGCGGCAGAACCGGCTGGCG GAGGAGAAAGCCAGGCGAGAGGAGGAGGACGCCAAGCGCAGGGCTGAGGATGacatgaagaagaagaaggcCCTGTCCTCCATGGGCGCCAACTACAGCAGCTACCTGGCCAAG gctgACCAGAAGAGGGGCAAAAAGCAGACAGCCCgggagatgaagaagaagatcCTGGCCGAGAGGCGGAAGCCACTCAACATCGACCACCTGAGTGATGACAAGCTAAG GGATAAGGCCAAGGAGCTGTGGGACACGCTGTACCAGCTGGAGTTGGACAAGTACGAGTTCGGGGAGAAGCTGAAGAGGCAGAAATACGAC ATCACCAACCTCAGAAGTCGCATTGACCAGGCCCAGAAACA CAGCAAGAAGGCCGGAGCCACAGCCAAGGGCAAAGTCGGTGGGCGCTGGAAGTGA
- the TNNT3 gene encoding troponin T, fast skeletal muscle isoform X5 — protein MSDEEVEQVEEEAQEEEEKPRPKLTAPKIPEGEKVDFDDIQKKRQNKDLMELQALIDSHFEARKKEEEELIALKDRIEKRRAERAEQQRIRAEKERERQNRLAEEKARREEEDAKRRAEDDMKKKKALSSMGANYSSYLAKADQKRGKKQTAREMKKKILAERRKPLNIDHLSDDKLRDKAKELWDTLYQLELDKYEFGEKLKRQKYDIMNVRARVEMLAKFSKKAGATAKGKVGGRWK, from the exons ATGTCTGACGAAGAAGT GGAACAGGTGGAGGAGG AGGCCCAGGAGGAAG AGGAGAAGCCAAGACCCAA ACTCACTGCTCCCAAGATCCCGGAAGGGGAGAAAGTCGACTTCGAT GACATCCAAAAGAAACGGCAGAACAAGGACCTGATGGAGCTCCAAGCGCTCATCGACAGCCACTTCGAGGCGCgcaagaaggaggaagaggagctcATCGCCCTCAAGGACCGGATC GAGAAGCGCCGAGCCGAGCGTGCCGAGCAGCAGCGCATTCGGGCCGAGAAGGAGCGGGAGCGGCAGAACCGGCTGGCG GAGGAGAAAGCCAGGCGAGAGGAGGAGGACGCCAAGCGCAGGGCTGAGGATGacatgaagaagaagaaggcCCTGTCCTCCATGGGCGCCAACTACAGCAGCTACCTGGCCAAG gctgACCAGAAGAGGGGCAAAAAGCAGACAGCCCgggagatgaagaagaagatcCTGGCCGAGAGGCGGAAGCCACTCAACATCGACCACCTGAGTGATGACAAGCTAAG GGATAAGGCCAAGGAGCTGTGGGACACGCTGTACCAGCTGGAGTTGGACAAGTACGAGTTCGGGGAGAAGCTGAAGAGGCAGAAATACGAC ATCATGAATGTCCGGGCCAGGGTGGAGATGTTAGCCAAGTT CAGCAAGAAGGCCGGAGCCACAGCCAAGGGCAAAGTCGGTGGGCGCTGGAAGTGA
- the TNNT3 gene encoding troponin T, fast skeletal muscle isoform X3 — translation MSDEEVEQVEEEQYEEEEEKPRPKLTAPKIPEGEKVDFDDIQKKRQNKDLMELQALIDSHFEARKKEEEELIALKDRIEKRRAERAEQQRIRAEKERERQNRLAEEKARREEEDAKRRAEDDMKKKKALSSMGANYSSYLAKADQKRGKKQTAREMKKKILAERRKPLNIDHLSDDKLRDKAKELWDTLYQLELDKYEFGEKLKRQKYDITNLRSRIDQAQKHSKKAGATAKGKVGGRWK, via the exons ATGTCTGACGAAGAAGT GGAACAGGTGGAGGAGG AGCAGTACGAGGAGGAAG AGGAGAAGCCAAGACCCAA ACTCACTGCTCCCAAGATCCCGGAAGGGGAGAAAGTCGACTTCGAT GACATCCAAAAGAAACGGCAGAACAAGGACCTGATGGAGCTCCAAGCGCTCATCGACAGCCACTTCGAGGCGCgcaagaaggaggaagaggagctcATCGCCCTCAAGGACCGGATC GAGAAGCGCCGAGCCGAGCGTGCCGAGCAGCAGCGCATTCGGGCCGAGAAGGAGCGGGAGCGGCAGAACCGGCTGGCG GAGGAGAAAGCCAGGCGAGAGGAGGAGGACGCCAAGCGCAGGGCTGAGGATGacatgaagaagaagaaggcCCTGTCCTCCATGGGCGCCAACTACAGCAGCTACCTGGCCAAG gctgACCAGAAGAGGGGCAAAAAGCAGACAGCCCgggagatgaagaagaagatcCTGGCCGAGAGGCGGAAGCCACTCAACATCGACCACCTGAGTGATGACAAGCTAAG GGATAAGGCCAAGGAGCTGTGGGACACGCTGTACCAGCTGGAGTTGGACAAGTACGAGTTCGGGGAGAAGCTGAAGAGGCAGAAATACGAC ATCACCAACCTCAGAAGTCGCATTGACCAGGCCCAGAAACA CAGCAAGAAGGCCGGAGCCACAGCCAAGGGCAAAGTCGGTGGGCGCTGGAAGTGA
- the TNNT3 gene encoding troponin T, fast skeletal muscle isoform X2, whose product MSDEEVEQVEEEAQEEGKKPTEKPRPKLTAPKIPEGEKVDFDDIQKKRQNKDLMELQALIDSHFEARKKEEEELIALKDRIEKRRAERAEQQRIRAEKERERQNRLAEEKARREEEDAKRRAEDDMKKKKALSSMGANYSSYLAKADQKRGKKQTAREMKKKILAERRKPLNIDHLSDDKLRDKAKELWDTLYQLELDKYEFGEKLKRQKYDIMNVRARVEMLAKFSKKAGATAKGKVGGRWK is encoded by the exons ATGTCTGACGAAGAAGT GGAACAGGTGGAGGAGG AGGCCCAGGAGGAAGGTAAGAAACCAACA GAGAAGCCAAGACCCAA ACTCACTGCTCCCAAGATCCCGGAAGGGGAGAAAGTCGACTTCGAT GACATCCAAAAGAAACGGCAGAACAAGGACCTGATGGAGCTCCAAGCGCTCATCGACAGCCACTTCGAGGCGCgcaagaaggaggaagaggagctcATCGCCCTCAAGGACCGGATC GAGAAGCGCCGAGCCGAGCGTGCCGAGCAGCAGCGCATTCGGGCCGAGAAGGAGCGGGAGCGGCAGAACCGGCTGGCG GAGGAGAAAGCCAGGCGAGAGGAGGAGGACGCCAAGCGCAGGGCTGAGGATGacatgaagaagaagaaggcCCTGTCCTCCATGGGCGCCAACTACAGCAGCTACCTGGCCAAG gctgACCAGAAGAGGGGCAAAAAGCAGACAGCCCgggagatgaagaagaagatcCTGGCCGAGAGGCGGAAGCCACTCAACATCGACCACCTGAGTGATGACAAGCTAAG GGATAAGGCCAAGGAGCTGTGGGACACGCTGTACCAGCTGGAGTTGGACAAGTACGAGTTCGGGGAGAAGCTGAAGAGGCAGAAATACGAC ATCATGAATGTCCGGGCCAGGGTGGAGATGTTAGCCAAGTT CAGCAAGAAGGCCGGAGCCACAGCCAAGGGCAAAGTCGGTGGGCGCTGGAAGTGA
- the PRR33 gene encoding proline-rich protein 33: MLIAAAALPTQVPGRPPPVLPKPGKDNLRLQKLLRQAARRKATGLAQPGPPGSFRACLSPVSEASRDQESPGLQRPHTPVTHRVASPLRLLHQPGTPPAWARAGGVHEAPSTSIAVPGTVPEPPGAPPLVPVAHIRPLPTAAQAAHARPEAPTVPRSPAGFHALVSRTAGTRVVVPIAPTYRSPGPSPPRPASGNPEAKSPQEPLTAGLATEEAEPVPGASPEASAPSPPPDPQPEPKRRLGGWTRLRRQLMEEPMETTPASNPAPAPLEPGPAPRPPASRASRLWDAVMHRVLVAEARDRPCSPAGARLPFLCRPRFNARKLREAAARPPAPAPWHPVLERSPQPRNFNRAATGWGLQ, from the coding sequence ATGCTCATCGCTGCCGCTGCCCTGCCCACTCAGGTGCCTGGGCGGCCCCCACCAGTGCTACCCAAGCCGGGCAAGGACAATCTACGTCTCCAGAAACTTCTGCGCCAGGCGGCCCGGAGGAAGGCCACGGGACTGGCGCAGCCTGGCCCACCCGGCTCCTTCCGCGCCTGCCTGTCCCCCGTGAGCGAGGCCAGCCGTGACCAGGAGTCCCCGGGCCTGCAGCGGCCACACACACCCGTCACCCACCGGGTGGCATCGCCCCTGCGGCTCCTCCACCAGCCGGGCACTCCGCCTGCATGGGCCAGAGCCGGGGGTGTCCATGAGGCTCCATCGACTTCCATCGCAGTTCCAGGCACAGTGCCGGAGCCCCCTGGGGCCCCTCCGCTGGTCCCGGTGGCCCATATTCGCCCACTGCCCACGGCGGCCCAAGCTGCCCACGCTCGGCCTGAAGCACCCACCGTCCCTAGGTCACCCGCTGGCTTCCATGCCCTGGTGAGCAGAACGGCCGGCACCCGGGTGGTGGTCCCCATCGCACCCACCTACCgctctccgggcccctcaccTCCCAGGCCAGCCTCAGGGAACCCCGAGGCCAAGAGCCCACAGGAGCCGCTCACAGCTGGGCTGGCCACCGAAGAGGCTGAGCCGGTGCCTGGAGCCAGCCCAGAGGCCTCGGCCCCCAGCCCCCCGCCTGACCCCCAGCCTGAGCCCAAACGCCGCCTGGGGGGCTGGACGCGCCTCCGGAGGCAGCTGATGGAGGAGCCCATGGAGACAACCCCTGCCTCGAACCCGGCCCCAGCCCCCCTGGAACCCGGCCCAGCGCCCCGGCCCCCCGCGTCCCGGGCCTCCAGGTTGTGGGATGCCGTGATGCACCGTGTCCTTGTGGCTGAGGCCAGGGACAGGCCCTGCTCTCCCGCCGGGGCCCGGCTGCCCTTCCTATGCCGGCCGAGGTTCAATGCCCGGAAGCTGCGGGAAGCAGCGGCCCGGCCCCCCGCTCCTGCCCCATGGCACCCCGTGTTGGAGAGAAGCCCCCAGCCCAGGAATTTCAACCGTGCAGCCACGGGCTGGGGGCTGCAGTGA